A segment of the Catenovulum adriaticum genome:
AAATAAACCATGCCTGCAATTAGTATACAAGCCATTCCTAAAGTGGTGGCTTTAGTTGGGCCATGCAAACGCATAAAAAAGTCAGGCATTTTGACTAAACCAACGGAGCCGATTAAAATTAAACTGCCGCCAATTAATAATAAAATTGAAATTATCCATTCGTATATCATTATTCTATCAAATCGCCTCTTAATAAATATTTACATAAAGCCACTGTGCTAACAAATCCTAGCATGGCAATTAATAGCGCGGCTTCAAAATACAAACTGGTATCGTTATGCACACCATATAAAACAATTACCGCTATAGTATTAATGTACATAGTATCAAGTGCCAAAATACGATCAGGAATAGACGGACCTTTAATTAAGCGCCATACGTTGAGCAGCAAGGCGACGCCTAGCATTGCAAATACAATAATAATCACTGTGCCTAACATTGGAATATCTCCTTTAGCGGGGCTTCGTAACGTTGCTTAATTTCCTGAATTAACTCATTTTCATTTTTTAAATCTAATACATGTATCAATAAGTATTTTTGCTCAAGGTTAGCATTATCAATATGATTTTCAGTAACAGGGTAAACTTCTGCACTGACCGTACCTGGGGTTAATGAGACCGTGCTCGCAAGTAGAGTAATAGGCAAAGCTTCGGTCATATCTAACGGCACTTTTACAAAAGCTGGACGCAATTTTTTATTAGGTCCTAAAATTAAAATAGCGACTTGGACATTAGCCGTAATAATATCGTACAGCACAGTTAACAACTGCTTGAGTGCTAACAAAGGCTTATTAACAAATGCGTGTTCATCTCGAAAAGGCTCAGTGAGCAAAGGGATCACAAATGCCAGTACGCTACCTAAAATTAAATGACCAACAGATACACTATTGTTGAGTAATAGCCAAACCAAAAGCAATAATAAACTGGTCGCAGGCGCTGGAAATATTTTTAAAGCGGTTGCTCGATTCATGATAAGCCTCCAACTGTTTGGGTTAATAGTTGAATATTATGCAATTGCATAGCAGCATCCTGACAAAATTTAGTAAGCGGTTTGGCAAATATAACCATTAAAGGGGATGCCAATACTAATGCATAAGTGGCAACTAATTGAGCAGGATGAACGGCTTTAGCATTGTTGACATCAGCTTTATCTGTTGGCGAGTTTTTATTTTGCCAAAATACAATTGAACCAGCTCGGGTAATCGCAATTAATAAAATTAAGCTAGCGGTAAGGTAAACAGGCCAAAACGATTGATAAGCTTGATGTTCGTAAGTTGTTTTTAGTATCCAAATTTTTCCGACAAAACCAGACAAAGGGGGCATACCGATTACCGATAATGCGGCAATAAAAAAACCAAAACCTAAAATAAACGGTTGGTTAATGGCGCGACCTGTTGTAATTCTGTCTGCAACTTTTCCGCGCTGGCGTGCAATTAAATCAACTAATAAAAAGAGTGCTGCACAGACAAGTGTTGAGTGGACTAAATAATAAATGGCAGCTGCGGTTGCATTAACCTGTTGCAAGCTGACTAATGCGGCCAACGTACCAACAGAAACTAATACTAAATTAGACACTAATTTGCGCATATTTTGACTGGCTAAAACGCCAATAGCGCCAACTACTATAGTGGCTAAAGCCGCAATCCAAATTACATTTTGTCCCATGGCTGCTAGCTGGCCGCTATTTTCGGCAAATAATAAATTATAAACGCGTAATAAAGAGTAAATCCCAACCTTAGTCATAATCGCGAATAATGCGGCAATCACAGGCATAGCCGTTGAATATGTATTAGGCAACCATAAATGAAGCGGTAGCAAGGCAGCTTTCAACGCAAATACGATTAATAAAAGTGAGCCCCCAATTTTAGCAATATAAACATCATCGCCGGTAAGTTGGCTTATTTTATTGGCCATGTCTACCATATTTAGGCTGCCAACGACACCGTATAAGGTGCCCAGAGCAATTAAAAATATTGCAGAACCTATCAAGTTAATCACCACATAATGCAAGGCTGCGCGGGTATTTTGTTTGTCGCCAGCATGCATTAGCAGCGCATATGAAGCTATTAGTAATACTTCAAAAAATACAAATAAATTAAAAATATCGCCTGTTAAAAACGCGCCATTTACACCCATCATTAAAAACTGAACTAAAGGATGAAAAAAGTTACCTTTATTATCATCTCCGGCGCAGCTGTATAATACGCAACAACAGGTTAAAAACGCCGTTAAACTGGTTAAAATTACAGCCAATTGATCAGCCAACAAGACAATACCAAAAGGCGCTTGCCAGTTGCCTATAGCATAGCTTATTGGCCCCTGAGCAATTACTTGGCACAATACAATCAGGCTAATAGCTAACGTAATAAGTGATAAGCAACAGGCAGAAATACGACGAATTGCTACGTTTTTACCACACGGGGGTAATAACAAAAATAGCGCGCTAATAAGCGGAAATAAAATGAGAAAAACGACTAAGTGCTGCATGGTTAGTTTCTCTTACCTGTTTTTAAAGCCGGCTGTTCTTGGCTGTTGACATAATCATTACCTAAATCGGCACGGGCTCGAATCGCTAAAATAACCGCAAAAGCAGTCATTGCAAAACCAATCACAATGGCAGTTAACACCAAGGCTTGCGGCAGTGGATCTGCGTATTCAGTACTATTGCTTAAAATAGCGGCTTTATTTATCCATAACCGGCCGGATGCAAACAAAAATA
Coding sequences within it:
- a CDS encoding Na+/H+ antiporter subunit G, encoding MIYEWIISILLLIGGSLILIGSVGLVKMPDFFMRLHGPTKATTLGMACILIAGMVYFSVTHGDFSFKEILISVFLLITAPISGYMLIKSAIHHNLKAEARTKGLNNIEK
- a CDS encoding K+/H+ antiporter subunit F; this translates as MLGTVIIIVFAMLGVALLLNVWRLIKGPSIPDRILALDTMYINTIAVIVLYGVHNDTSLYFEAALLIAMLGFVSTVALCKYLLRGDLIE
- a CDS encoding Na+/H+ antiporter subunit E, translating into MNRATALKIFPAPATSLLLLLVWLLLNNSVSVGHLILGSVLAFVIPLLTEPFRDEHAFVNKPLLALKQLLTVLYDIITANVQVAILILGPNKKLRPAFVKVPLDMTEALPITLLASTVSLTPGTVSAEVYPVTENHIDNANLEQKYLLIHVLDLKNENELIQEIKQRYEAPLKEIFQC
- a CDS encoding monovalent cation/H+ antiporter subunit D, whose amino-acid sequence is MQHLVVFLILFPLISALFLLLPPCGKNVAIRRISACCLSLITLAISLIVLCQVIAQGPISYAIGNWQAPFGIVLLADQLAVILTSLTAFLTCCCVLYSCAGDDNKGNFFHPLVQFLMMGVNGAFLTGDIFNLFVFFEVLLIASYALLMHAGDKQNTRAALHYVVINLIGSAIFLIALGTLYGVVGSLNMVDMANKISQLTGDDVYIAKIGGSLLLIVFALKAALLPLHLWLPNTYSTAMPVIAALFAIMTKVGIYSLLRVYNLLFAENSGQLAAMGQNVIWIAALATIVVGAIGVLASQNMRKLVSNLVLVSVGTLAALVSLQQVNATAAAIYYLVHSTLVCAALFLLVDLIARQRGKVADRITTGRAINQPFILGFGFFIAALSVIGMPPLSGFVGKIWILKTTYEHQAYQSFWPVYLTASLILLIAITRAGSIVFWQNKNSPTDKADVNNAKAVHPAQLVATYALVLASPLMVIFAKPLTKFCQDAAMQLHNIQLLTQTVGGLS
- a CDS encoding Na+/H+ antiporter subunit C, encoding MELLYSICVGVLVACGIFLILRARSFPIVLGLTMLSYAVNLFLFASGRLWINKAAILSNSTEYADPLPQALVLTAIVIGFAMTAFAVILAIRARADLGNDYVNSQEQPALKTGKRN